The Thermoanaerobaculia bacterium DNA segment TACAAGATTATCGATTTCATGGTCACTTTCGGTGGAACCTGCTGGAAGGATTCCCAGAACGGTATCCACTTGTTTCAACGTGGACAGACAGAGTGCTGCTCCTCCGGCGGAGAGGTCCCCTGTGTCGATCCATCCGTTCACCTTTCTGACAAAATTGAAGAGAGAAGCAAGGGCTTCTGCTGTATTGATGTCATTTTCCAGACAGGAGGTGTATTCCGAAAGGAAAGACGAGCATGCCTCTTCCGGGTACATCCCCTCCTGTCGTTCAGAGGAACGAACTTCTTCCAGACGGCGAATGAAGATGTCAAGTCGTTCCAGGGCTTTCTTGGCAGAGTCCAGTGCCGTGAAGGTGAAGTTAAGCTTTCTCCTGTAGGGTACCGAAAGGAGAAGATAACGAATGGACATGGGATCCCATCCCCGGGCGGTGAGGTCGCGGAGCGTATAGAAATTACCTTTGGATTTGGCCATTTTCTCGCCATCGACGATCAGGTGCTCTGCGTGCAGCCAGTAGCGCACAAAGGGCATGCCCGTGGCTCCCTCCGCCTGAGCAATCTCATTTTCATGATGAGGAAAGATGTTGTCTACGGCTCCTGTATGGATGTCGAACGTGTCTCCGAGATAAACAGAACTCATGGCTGAACATTCAATATGCCAGCCGGGGCGGCCTGGCCCAAGAGGAGTCTCCCATGTGGGTTCTCCTTCCTTTGTCTCTTTCCACAGAGCGAAATCTCTCACGTCCGCCTTTTCGTACTCATCGTGATCCACCCGGGCACCGGGTTGAACGGAATCGATATCAATTCCGCTGAGCTTCCCGTAGGAGGGGAACGTGGAGATTTTGAAATAGATCGATCCTCCCGAACGGTAGGTGTGGCCGCGGGCTTCCAGCTTCTGAATCATATCCACCATGGCGTCGATATGTTCCGTGGCTCTTGGATAAACGTGAGCTCTTTTGATGCCGACAAGATCGATGTCTTCAAAGAATGCTTCGGTGTATCGATCTGTAAATTCCTTCAGGGAGAGCCCCTGGGCGCTGGAATCCCGGATCGTTTTGTCATCGATATCGGTTATATTCATCACGTGGGTCACTTCATATCCGAGGAATTCCAGGGTTCTTCGAAGAACATCTTCCCAGATAAAGGTTCGAAGGTTCCCGATGTGAATATAGTTATAGACCGTCGGGCCGCAGGTGTAGAGCCCCACTTTCCCTGGCGTAAGGGGTTGGAATTCTTCCCGGGCTCTTCCCAGAGTGTTGGAAATGGATAATGTCATGCGCTCTTTGCCATCCGTTGAAGTTTTCGCTGAATCACTTTTTTCTGAAGCCCTGTAAGATGATCGATAAACAGGACACCATTCAGGTGGTCGATTTCATGGCAGAAGGCCCGTGCCAGTAAACCCTCCCCGGTGATTGTGAATGGTTTTCCCTGAAGATTTTGTGCCCGAACAGTCACCCGGCTGGGCCTCTCCAGGGAAGTCTGAATTCCCGGGATAGAAAGACAACCCTCCTCGCCGTCCTGTGTTCCCTCCGTTTGTGTGATCTCAGGATTGACCAGTACGATAAGAGAATCAGGATCTTCTCCGACGGTAATGTCGACAACGGCGACCTGCAGAGGCACATCCACCTGGTTTGCAGCAAGGCCGACGCCCGGTTCCGCGTACATGGTTTCTACCATGTCATGGACGAGACGTTTCAGCTCTTCATTAAACTCTTCGACTTTCGAACTTTTCATCCTCAGCGTAGGATGACCATAGATGATAATATCTCGAATGGCCATGAATTACTCCTTTTTCAACTTCGCCAGCATGGCCTCCACGGTATGTTCGGCCCGGCTTTCGAAAAATTGTCTCAACACCTCTTCAACACGGGGATGCCGGGCAATAATTTCATCCATCTTGGTGCGTGGAAATTCGAGAAGCTGACACTCTTCTGCCGTCGTGACCGTTGCCGTTCGCGGTTTTGAGGTCAGGAGGCTTCCTTCACCAAAAAAATCTCCCGGGCCCATGTCTGCAAGGTGGACTTCCTCACCTCCAGGAGCCCTGGTTGTCACCCTCACTTTTCCTTCCACAACAGCGAACATGGTTGTTCCGGTTTCTCCCTCCGTGATTACGGTGTTTCCTGGTTTCAGTTCAAGAAGTTCCACACCCTCCATCATGATTTCTTCCAGTTCTTCAGGTTTAAAGAGGGTAAAGAAGGGGGGGAGGGAGATTTCTGACCAGCTCTTTGTTGCCTTCAGGTCTTCGACCTCAGCTGCCAGGCTATGGGAGGTAGATCGCCCCCTGTCCGGTCTCAGCCGCTGAATTTTTTTCTGGATCGCCACAGCCTTGGCAACATATCCGTCTTCCATGTAGATCCGAACTACTCGTTCCAGGGCATCAACCGCGGGATCGATTGCTCCCGTCTGTTCAAGGCACTCAGCAAGTTTCATGTGAATGAAGGTGTTTTTCGGCTCATGTTCACAAAGATCCGTCAGCAGATCAATAGCCTGATCCAGTCTTCCTTCACGAATATGGGTGAGGTAATCGTCGTTGTCTTTTTTTCCTTTAAACAGGTCACGCAGGCCCATAATTACACTATAGCCCCTATCGGTTTGATGGTCAAGTTATTTGTTCGAGAGCAAGGACTTAAGCTTATTGTAAGACTGGTTCTCAACTTCCCTGTGAAGTGACTTTCCATGGCTGTCCATGGTGACTACGGCAGGAAAGTTTTTCACACGGAGTTCCCAGACCGCTTCGGGAGAACCAAATTGTTCCTTAAGATAGACATTACGTACCTCTTCCACACAGAGAGCATAAATCTGCGCCGCACCTCCAATGGCGTGAAGATAAACGGCTCCATGCTCCTTGCATGCCTGCAAAGTTTTTTCGCCCATTCCACCCTTTCCGATCACGGCGCGAATGGAAAATTCCTTAATAATATCTCCCTGATAGGGTTCTTCGCGAATTGAAGTCGTAGGACCGGCCGCCATGACCTGGTAAGTGCCGTCCTTTTCAACAACTACAGGACCGCAATGGTAAATGACTCCACCCTGGATTACATCGAGTTTTCCCCCATCATGGAGATACTTGTGGACGGCATCTCTTCCCGTGAAAAGGATTCCATTAAGAAGAACCGTATCTCCGACATGGAGATCCCGCACGTCTTTTTCTGAAAGGGGAAGGTTCAGGGATGTAATGTTTTTCTGACGGACCTCAAAAGTTTCCTCCATTTCGATCGGAGCGTCGAATTCTCCGGGTTCCTGGTAGAGCCATTCAACAACGGTTCCATCCGGTTTCATTACGGCGCCCCTCCGACGATATGCCCAGCACATGTAGGCCACCGAAACAAAAAAGCTGGCAGGGAGACGATTCAGCGTCCCGATTTTACAGCTGCCAAGAGTGAACTTTCCAGAAAACCCCATGGGGCCGATCGAAAGCTGATTGGCATCCGTTACAATGCGGGATTCCAGGGCAGCCAGTTCCGGGTTTGGGTTGCTGTCATCCAGCGGTCGCAGAAGCTGTGCTTTCGCATGTGCATACCCGTCGGCACGGTCGCCGCCAATACAGACGCCAAGAAATCCGGGACCGCACCCCTTTCCCTGTGCCTGATGAACCGCATCCATAACACAGGCATATACACCGTCCAGATCCCTCCCGACTTTCTTTTCGGCAATGACTGCGGGAAGCTTGTATTGAGTGCTCATATTTTCACAACCGCCGCCTTTCAACACAAGACGTACATCAACCGTTTCCTTATCCCATTGTTCAATATGAAAGGATGGGTGCCCCGGTCCTAAATTGTTGCCCGTGTTCTTGCCCGTGATGGAATCAACCGAGTTTTGTCGGAGATATCCGACAGCAGTCGCTTCTTCCACGGCTTCCCGGGCCGCCAGCTTAAACATGGCGTGGTCAAAATTTTTCGGGGCATGGACGTAAAAGCCGATGGTTCCAGTGTCCTGGCATATCGGAAGAGATCGCTTCTTGGCCAGTCCTACATTCTGGGCAATCATATCCATGGCAAACTCAGCCATGGTGTTGCCTTTATCCCAGGAAAGGCCTGTCTGCAGGACTTCATTCACATCGGGTGGAAGAAAGGCGCTGGTCCTTCGGATAAGTTCAATAAGATTCTTTTTCATCGTGTCATGGTGCATGGGGTATCTCCTTCCATTCGGATTGGTACAGTGTACACCTTTTCACAATTGGCTCTCAAGATCAATCATTCCTCTGATCCGGATGGCCCATCATTTCGAGGAAAGTCCTGTGATACACTTTTTGAATGCCTGTACTGGTAGCCCGGAAAGCAAGTTTTTGCATGGGGGTTCGTCGAGCACTTGATGCCGTTCTGGAAGCGCGCCGCCGGTATACTGGTGTGATTTATACCTATGGGCCGCTGATTCATAACCCCCAGGTGCTGGAAGTCCTGGCCAGAAATAATATTCGTCCTCTGGAACCCGGCGCGGCTCCCGGAAGTCCCGTAGTTATACGCGCTCACGGCATTACACCGGAAGAGCGAAAGGAACTTAAAGAACGAGGATTTGTCCTTGTCGATGCAACGTGCCCTCGAGTCGCGCAGGTACAGGCTCTTGCAAAGAGGGCCGCAGGGCAGGGGAAGACTGTGGTCATACTCGGAGACCGGGATCATGCAGAAGTGAAGGGTATCCTGGGATTCTGCAGATCAAAAGGATTTGTAATAGAGAAGGAATCTGACCTTTCCATGCTGGACCATGTGGAAGAGGGAGTGTTACTCTTT contains these protein-coding regions:
- the cysS gene encoding cysteine--tRNA ligase: MTLSISNTLGRAREEFQPLTPGKVGLYTCGPTVYNYIHIGNLRTFIWEDVLRRTLEFLGYEVTHVMNITDIDDKTIRDSSAQGLSLKEFTDRYTEAFFEDIDLVGIKRAHVYPRATEHIDAMVDMIQKLEARGHTYRSGGSIYFKISTFPSYGKLSGIDIDSVQPGARVDHDEYEKADVRDFALWKETKEGEPTWETPLGPGRPGWHIECSAMSSVYLGDTFDIHTGAVDNIFPHHENEIAQAEGATGMPFVRYWLHAEHLIVDGEKMAKSKGNFYTLRDLTARGWDPMSIRYLLLSVPYRRKLNFTFTALDSAKKALERLDIFIRRLEEVRSSERQEGMYPEEACSSFLSEYTSCLENDINTAEALASLFNFVRKVNGWIDTGDLSAGGAALCLSTLKQVDTVLGILPAGSTESDHEIDNLVSRREEARKNRNFAEADEIRTRLDSLGIIVEDTPSGPRWRRKI
- the def gene encoding peptide deformylase, translated to MAIRDIIIYGHPTLRMKSSKVEEFNEELKRLVHDMVETMYAEPGVGLAANQVDVPLQVAVVDITVGEDPDSLIVLVNPEITQTEGTQDGEEGCLSIPGIQTSLERPSRVTVRAQNLQGKPFTITGEGLLARAFCHEIDHLNGVLFIDHLTGLQKKVIQRKLQRMAKSA
- a CDS encoding cyclic nucleotide-binding domain-containing protein, coding for MGLRDLFKGKKDNDDYLTHIREGRLDQAIDLLTDLCEHEPKNTFIHMKLAECLEQTGAIDPAVDALERVVRIYMEDGYVAKAVAIQKKIQRLRPDRGRSTSHSLAAEVEDLKATKSWSEISLPPFFTLFKPEELEEIMMEGVELLELKPGNTVITEGETGTTMFAVVEGKVRVTTRAPGGEEVHLADMGPGDFFGEGSLLTSKPRTATVTTAEECQLLEFPRTKMDEIIARHPRVEEVLRQFFESRAEHTVEAMLAKLKKE
- a CDS encoding FumA C-terminus/TtdB family hydratase beta subunit, which encodes MHHDTMKKNLIELIRRTSAFLPPDVNEVLQTGLSWDKGNTMAEFAMDMIAQNVGLAKKRSLPICQDTGTIGFYVHAPKNFDHAMFKLAAREAVEEATAVGYLRQNSVDSITGKNTGNNLGPGHPSFHIEQWDKETVDVRLVLKGGGCENMSTQYKLPAVIAEKKVGRDLDGVYACVMDAVHQAQGKGCGPGFLGVCIGGDRADGYAHAKAQLLRPLDDSNPNPELAALESRIVTDANQLSIGPMGFSGKFTLGSCKIGTLNRLPASFFVSVAYMCWAYRRRGAVMKPDGTVVEWLYQEPGEFDAPIEMEETFEVRQKNITSLNLPLSEKDVRDLHVGDTVLLNGILFTGRDAVHKYLHDGGKLDVIQGGVIYHCGPVVVEKDGTYQVMAAGPTTSIREEPYQGDIIKEFSIRAVIGKGGMGEKTLQACKEHGAVYLHAIGGAAQIYALCVEEVRNVYLKEQFGSPEAVWELRVKNFPAVVTMDSHGKSLHREVENQSYNKLKSLLSNK